The genomic DNA TGTCGAACGTGCTGCAGAAGCTCGGCCTGCGCGATCGCGTGCACGCAGTCGTCTACGCCTACGAGCACGGCGTCGTGCGGCCGCAGGGCTGATCCGCACGACGAACGGTCGATCGACCTGTCTGCCGAGGTTCGATCGGGCCGTCGCCGCGCTGCTGCCGAGTTCTGGTGGGGGTGTTCTCGAAACCCGACGCCAAACACGGCATCGACGCCGAGATCTGGACCGACGATGACCGAGCCCACTGCCGCAGAAGCCGCTGCCGACGAAATCTCAAAGGAATGTGAACCGATGGCGCACCGCCGGACATCACTGATTGACGTCGCTTGACGTCGGCAACGGTTTGGAGAATTCATGCGACAGAAGTCATCGCAGGGGTCGTTCTGATGATCGAGAGCTTCGCCGGCACACTGGGCTATGCCGTGGGCATCGTCCTGGCGATCGGGGCTATCGGCGCCGCCATCTACCTCGTCATCGTCCGGTCTCGCCGGTCACGACGCAGGTGAACCGACACGACGGGGCATCAAGGCTGAACGCCCTGATCGCCACGGTCTCGACGACGTCGGCGGCGGAAGCCGTCGCCCGCATGTCAACGGGTTTGTTGTGCTCGACGACGTAGTCGAGGGCTTCCCTCGTCTCGTCGTCCTGAGCCACCTGCAGGCTGCCAGGCTGGCTGATTGCGGTTGCCAGCGAATCCGAGTTGAGCGGCTCCGCGGAGGCGACACCGGTGGTACCGACGAACTTCGCGGCGGCCAGCGCAGCCGTTGCCACGCTCGACGTGAGTATCTTCAATGCTTCTCCTCGATTCAGTCGTGAACCCTGGGAAAGCCACGCTCACCGAGGCAAAGATGCCCGTTGGCTCAGGACGCCCTGTCACGGCGTCGACGCCGGTCGAGGAGGTAGCCGCCACCGCCGAAGACCAGCAGCGCCAGCACTGTCGTCGTTGCCGTCGCGAAAGCCGGATCTTCGACTGAGTTCCACACGTAGGGGCTCACGAACGCGATCACGATCGAAAGTCCGAACCGATTCCAAAGAACATCATCACCTCTCACCCATTGTCCGATTGGCGAGCGGGGCATCCCCGAAACTTGCACCCTTATGTTTGGCCGCACCTTCCTCGTCCCCGCGGAGACGAACCGCTTGGGATGCAATCACGGCGTCCGTGAGCGGGACCAGAACATATACGACTCATTTGGGCCGGCACACGTCGTCCCGCGCCCGACCGACGATTCGCTCGCGCCCGACTGGCATCCGGTTACGCTCGTCGAGCGCTACGGTCCGGGTCGCTGGTTCAGCGCGATCGAGCGCAGGGTCGTGACGATGCTCAGCCGCCCGCGGGACTGAACTCGACCGAGCCGATCAGCCGAGCTCGCGCACTTCGGCCGTTCGCACGCTGGGAGTATCGCCGGTGTTCACCGTGCCGCGCGGCTCGAGCAGCACGAGTTCGACCTCGCCGTCGGCGCGCGGGCAGTGTTCGACGCCCTTCGGCACCACGTACACGTCGCCGGGCCCGAGCTCGACGTCTCCGTCGCGCAGCTGGATGACGAGCGTGCCCGACACCACGAGGAACAGCTCGTCGGTCTCGGGGTGAGAGTGCCTGGTGAACTCGCCGAGCGCCTTCACGACCTTCACGTCGTAGTCGTTCACCCTCGCGAGCCGGTGCGGCGACCAGTGCTCGGAGAACGAGTCGAGTGCGGTGCGCAGGCTCCGCACGTCGTCTTGATTGGTCATCGGCCGGCCTCCACTTCGTCATCGGCATCCTGGACGATCGGCGAGGCATCCGACGAGGCGATCGACGAAGCATCCGCCGAAGCATCCGCCCCGGCCCCCGGCTCCACGCCGGGCGCATCCCCCGGGGCCGACTCGTACCGCTTCGACAACACGCGATACGACTTCGTCGTGAACGCGGCGAGCGCGAGCACCACCATCACCAGCCCGGCGAACACGAACACGAGCGCGATGCCGCGTGCGACACCGTCGCCGACCAGCCAGCCCCACGTACTCTGCCCGTCGGCGCCCTCCATGTAGGGGATGATCCAGAACTCGGCGATCGGCGCGATGAGGAACGCCGTGATCGGCGCAGCCGCAGCCTCGAACGCCTGGGCGAACCCGAACACGCGGCCCTGCGTGCGGAACGGCACCACCTTCTGGATGACGGTCTGCTCGGCCGCCTCCACCGCGGGGATGAGCATCATGTACAGCCAGATGCCGCCGGCGTACAGCCACCACCAGTCGCGCAGCGTGAACAGCGAGCCGAGCACGCCCATGATGACGACGAGCCACAGCATCGTGCGGATGGGGTTGCGGCCGAGCCCGACCTTCGCCACGACCGCACCGCCGATCAGGAACCCGGTCGCGGTGACGGCGAGCACGATGCCCCAGATCTCGACCGGGAACAGCTCGAGGCCGTACGGATCCATGAGCGCCATGTAGACGCCGCCGATCAGGTTGTTGAACGTCGAGAAGATGATGAGCGCGAACAGCCCCGACGCGGCCTTGATGGCCCTGATGCTGCCGCGCAGGTCGAACGTCGACGCGTGCTCGCCCTCGGCTGGCTCGGGCTTCGCCTCGGGGATGCGCACGAACGCGAGGTGCACGAGCGCGAGCAGCGTGAACCCGATCGCGATGACGAGGGTCCACCCCATGCCGAGCAGGCCGATCGCCAGCCCCGAGAACACGCTCGTCACGATGAATGCGAGCCCCTGCACCGTGCCGACGAGCCCGTTCGCGTTCGCGTGACGCTCGACCGGCACGAGCAGCGTCACCGTGGTCGACAGGGCGATGTTGCGCAAGTTCTCGACGACCGCGCCGAACAGGATGACCCCGGTGAACACCCAGAACCACGGCCCGCCCAGGTCGACGAGCGCCTCCTCGGGTTGCGCGAGATAGAGCCCGCCGGCCGCCGCGAACGCGGCCAGCGTGACGACGCTCGACACCAGCATCACCCGGTGCTTGCGATATCGGTCGACGAGCGTGCCGAACAGGATGCCGAACACCGCGACGAGCAGCATGTACGCGCCGCCGATGATGCCGGTCGCGAGCACGGATCTGGTCTCGAGGTACACCCAGAACGTCAGCGCGAACCACAGGAAGCTCGTGGTCACGTTCGCGATGAGCGTATTCACGAGCACCTGCAGGAAGGTGCGCATCCCCGTGGTCGAGGTCGTCGCCTCGGTCATCCTGCGAGCGTAGTCAGCACCTCCGACATCCGCTACAGGCTCCCCGAGCTCATCGAAGGGAGCGAATCCGCCTCGCTTCGACAGGCTCAGCGAGCTCGACAGGCTCAGCGAGCTCGACAGGCTCAGCGAGCTCGTCGAAGGGAACGAATCCGCCTCGCTTCGACAGGCTCAGCGAACTCGACAGGCTCAGCGAACTCGACAGGCTCAGCGAGCTCGACAGGCTCAGCGAGCCTCTCCACCGCAGGGCGGATGCCCCAAGACCCCCCATACGACGGATGCCTCGTCGGCGAGGCATCCGTACCGTGACATCCATGCTCGAACTCGACGGACTCACCAAGCGCTACGGCGACCGCCTCGCGCTCGACGGCGTCAGCTTCGCCGTCGGCGACGGCCGGCTCACCGGCTTCGTCGGCGGCAACGGCGCCGGCAAGACCACCACCATGCGGATCGTCCTCGGCGTGCTGGCCGCGGACGCCGGCGAGGTGCGGCTGGACGGCCGCGCGATCACGGTCGCCGACCGCCGCCGCTTCGGCTACATGCCCGAGGAGCGCGGCCTCTACCCCAAGATGAAGGTGCTCGAGCAGACGGTCTACCTCGCCCGGCTGCACGGCTGGTCGCAGGCGGCCGCCCGCCGCAACGCGACCGAGCTGCTCGAGCGGCTCGGGCTCGAAGAGCGACTGGATGACACGGTCGAGTCGCTCTCGCTCGGCAACCAGCAGCGCGCGCAGATCGCCGCCGCACTCGTGCACCGGCCCGACGTGCTGGTGCTCGACGAGCCGTTCTCGGGCCTCGACCCGATGGCGGTCGACGTCGTGCAGGGTGTGCTCGCCGACGCGGCCGCGCAGGGCGCGCCGGTGCTGTTCTCGAGCCACCAGCTCGACGTCGTCGAGCGGATCTGCGACGACCTCGTGATCATCGCCGACGGCCGCATCCGTGCCGCCGGGTCGCGCGACGCGCTGCGCGAAGAGCACGGCACCGCCCGCTGGGAGCTGCTCACCGGCGGCGACGCCGGCTGGGTGCGCGACGTACCCGGCATCGAGGTGGTCGGCTTCGACGGCGGATGGGCGCTCTTCGAAGCCGAATCGGATGCCTCGCGGCAGGCGGTGCTCGAAGAGGCCGTGCGCCGCGGCGATGTCGTCAGCTTCACCCGCGAGCAGACCACGCTCGCCCAGATCTTCAAGGAGGTCGTGCAATGAGCACCGCCGTTTCAGTGCAGAAGGAGCAGCACGAGCCGCGTTTCAGCGAAACCGTCGGGCTCGTCGCGTCGCGCGAGATCATGTCGCGGCTGCGCAGCAAGGCGTTCGTCATCTCGACGCTCGTGCTCATGCTCGCCGTGCTCGCATCGGTCGTGATCGGCTCGCTCGTGAGCGCCAACCAGGAGCCGCCGAAGGTCGCCGTCGTCGGCGAGGCATCCGACGCGGTCGCCGCGACCGGCCTGCGCTCGGAGCCCGCCGCCGACCTCGACGCGGCCGAGCAGTTGCTGCGCGACGGCGATGTCGACGCGATCGTGGCGCCCACGGCGCTGGTCGAGTCATCCGGCCTGCTCGACGACGCGACGACCGTGACCAGCGGCGCGGATGCCTCGCAGGCCGCATCGGAGGCCGCGTTCGACGTGACCGTGATCGGCCTCGACCAGGCACCCCGCGGCGTGGTGCAGGCGCTCGCGATCACGCCGCCGTTCGCGGTGCTCGACCCGGCGCCCGCCGACCCGCTGCTCGCGTACTTCGTCGCGCTGGGCTTCGGCATCGTGTTCTTCTTCTCGGCGATCACGTTCGGGTCGACGATCGCGCAGTCGGTGGTCGAAGAGAAGCAGACCCGCATCATCGAGATCCTGCTCTCGACGGTCTCGGCGCGGGTCCTGCTCACGGGCAAGGTGATCGGCAACAGCGTGATGGCGTTCGGGCAGATCATCGCGATCGCGGCGCTCGCGATCCTCGGGCTCGCGATCACCGGTCAGCGCGTGCTGCTCGGCGGGATCGGGCCGTCGGTGGTGTGGTTCGTGGTGTTCTTCGCGATCGGGTTCGTCATGCTCGCGGCGCTGTTCGCGGCGACGGCGGCGACCGTCTCGCGTGCCGAAGACGTGGGCAACGTGACCACGCCCGTGACGATGCTCGTGATGATCCCGTACTTCCTGGTGGTGTTCTTCAACGACAACGCAGCGGTGCTCACGATCATGAGCTACGTGCCATTCTCGGCGCCGATCGGCATGCCCGTGCGGATCTTCCTCGAGCAGGCCGAATGGTGGGAGCCGATCGTGTCGCTCGTGATCCTCGTCGCGACGACCGTGGTGGCGGTGCTCGTCGGCGAGCGGATGTACCGCAACTCGCTGCTGCGCACCGGGGCGCGGGTGAAGTTCAGCGAGGCGCTGCGCGGGTAGTTGCCCGTTCGGATGCCTCGGTCGCCGGGGCATCCTCCTCCCGGATCGTCTGTGCCGTCGAACGGGCGGCGAGACTCGCGGCGAGGAACTCGGCCACGTCGAGAAGCTGACGAAGTGCCGCGCCTTCGATCAGCGAGTCCGCCGGCGCCGGCGAACCGGGCCGGTTGTTCGCCTTGTGCTCTTCGTTCCGGGCCCACTTCGTGAGCTCCACGCGACTCGCGATCGGCCCCGAGAAGGCGGCCTTCACCGACTCGGCCACCTTCGCCGGGTTCTTCGCGTCGGGGTGGCCCTTCATGAGGTTCTTGAGCTTGCTGATGACCACGTTGTCGGCGCGCTTCTGCTTCTCGGTCTTCCGGTCGGCGGCGCCCTTGTAGATCATGATCGTGGTCATGCGGGCGTACATGCGCTTGCCCTCGGCCTTCGACACCCGATGCTTCGAGAAGTTGGCGAGGTAGGCCATGATCCAGGCGCGCGGCACGACGTGCTCGCTCTCGAGCCGGTCCTCCTTCGCCCGGGTGTCTTTGCCGCCGTATCCTCGGGATCCCTGATCCTTGTGCCGGCCGATCTCTCCGAGCACGCCTTTCTCGCCCTCGTCGGCGAACTGCTCGCTGGGCGGCACGCCCTGATAGCCGATCCGCTCCCACACGGCTTGGATGAGCTGGGCGAAGTCGGCGATGGCGGCCCGGGTCGCGGCATCGTTCGCGTCGGCGGCGTTCGCCGCGGCGGTCACGGTCGCAGCCTTGGCGATCAGCGCCTTCGCCTCGGCCGCGAGCTCGGGCCGCCCCTTCCGCTTGGCGGTCTCGGCAGCGGCGGCCTGGTGCACGGCGATGGGCGCTTCATGGCTCGCCACCGTGAGCACCGTTCCGCCCCCCGGTCGCGCGGCCAGCTTGAGCGTGTGCGCCTGGCCCTTGACGGAGAACGGCTTCTTGAACAGGCGCAGCACCTTCTGCTTCGCGGCCTCGGCCTTCCCCTTCACCCACGCCTTGCCGGCGGCGACCTTGGCCTTCACCTTCGTGCTGATGCCCTTGATGCCGCGGATGATCGGACCCGCGAGCTTGAGCCCGCCCTTGATGATCGCGTCGATGGCCTTGGTGATGGGCCGCTGGATGGCCTTCAGGATCGAGCGGATCTTCTCGCCGATGCCGCCGATGCCGAGCACGCTGGCCATGAAGCCGATGAGGATCGGCACCATGCGGCCGAGCGCCTGGTCGACCTTGTCGACGACGACGCTCACGTTGCCGCGCGCGATCTCGACGACGCCGTCGAGCACGGTGTTCACGAACTCGGCGATGCGGGCGGCGTTGTTCACGAAGAACATGACGACGTCGTAGATGAGCTTGCAGGCCTTGATGAACGCGGCGGCGGGGTTCAGCAGTCCGATCAGCCATTGGATGCCGGCGACGATGATCTTCGTCACGACGAAGTCCTGCAGCTGCTCCATGATCATGGCCTTGATGTCGCCGATCTTCTCGACGAGCTTCTGCCAGAGGCCGCCGACACCCTGATCCTTCAGCAGGGTGAAGACCTCGACGCCCTTCTCGACCGCGCCCATCGCGGTCTCGCCGATCTGCTTCACGATGCGGGTGCGGATGTTCGTCCAGGTCAGTCCGAAGACGGATGCCACGAGCTTGACGATCCCCTTGATGTCGAAGGTGTCGGGCAGTTCGATGCCGGCGTCGCCGAGCTGCCCGAAGAGCCATGCCATCAGGCCCTTCCTCAGGTGCGTCTCGATGCCGGCGAAGAACTTCTGGATGCCGCCCTTCACGCCGGCGATCAGGTTCCCGAGGAACCGCACCGGCGCGGCGACGATGTCGCCGATGACGCTCACTGCGCGCGCGAGCGCGTTGGTCAGCATGGCCACGAGCTCGCGGATGGTGTTGATGACGGCCTTGATCGCGCCGATCGCCTTGTCGACGAGTCCCTTGTTCTCGGCCTGCAGCGCCTCGATGCGCTCATCGAGGCCCGACCGGGCTTCGACGTACTTCGACGCGAGGGTCTCGACGACCTCGTTCTGCTTGTCGTTCACGTCGCTCTCGAGCTGTTCGAACCGGTCGCCGATCTCGGTCGCCGCTTCGGAGCCGACCTTCTGCAGGTCCTGCGGCAGCGACTTCACGTAGGCGGCGATCTCGGCGCGGCCCTTCGCGATGCGCTGCTTCGCCTTCGTGAGATCCGTGGCGACGATGTCCGCGACCCCCGAGATCACTCCGTCCATGCGCTTCAGGTACAGCTCGCGGCCGGCCTCGTAGAACTCGTCGACCTTGGCGGGCATGCCGAAGAGCTTGTCCTTGGCCCAGCGCAGGCCGCCGAGCCATCCGCCGTACCGATCCGCCTTGTAGGCCGACATCTTCTGCGAGACGTACGACTCGAACGCGGCGCGCGCCGATGCCTCACCGGTCTCGAACGCCTTCTCGACCTTCGGGTCGATGCCGTCGAGCAGCTGCTTCACGTCGGTCTCGGTGGCGGCGAAGATCGACTGGATCTTCGCGGTCACCTCGGCGCGCTTCTGCTCGTCCTTCGACTTCGCCTTGCCCTTCTGCGCGACGAGCTGCGCGAGGGCGGCGACCTTCGACCCCTGCATGCCCTGCATGCCCGCCGCGGCGGTGGCCGAGGCATCCGCCTTGCTCTGCTCGATGGTGGCCTGCTCCTGCGCGCGATACTCTGCGGGGGCGGTGTCGGCGTGCTTGGCGGCCTCCTGCTTGTCGGCCAGCGCGCCCTGGAACTCGGGCTCGTTCGACTCGGCCAGCTGCTGGTCGGTGACGTTCGCCTGCGCCATCTCGTCGCCGACCTGCTGCTTGCCGGCCTGCAGGTTGGTCTGCTCTGGCGGTGCGGGCTTCGGCACGGCTCCGGCGGCGGGCACGGATGGCGCGGGGCCCGGGTTCTCGGGCGCGAGCGGCGTCACGGGCTTGGCGACCGCCTTCGAGGTGTCGGGCGGAGCATCCGTCGCCTGTTCGATGTCCTTCGCCGACTCGTTCGTGCCCTGGCCGACGAGCCCCTTGATCTCGCCCTTCACGTCGCCGGCCTTGCCCGACTTCGCCGCGTCGTCGGCCTCTTTCAGCGTCTTCGGCGACTTCGCCTCGATCGCGGCCTTCACCGCGGCGATGAACGCCTTCTTGTCGAACGTCCCGGGCTGCTGCGCGTCCATCTGGTCGGCCTTGGCGGCCTTCGCCTGCCCGGCCATATCGTCGGCGGGCGCGACCGCGGCGCCCTGCGCCTCCTGCGCCTTCGACGCGGCGGTGGGGTGGGCCCGCTTCGCGGCAGCCGTCGCCTTCACGCCGCCGGTGACCTTCGCGAACGCGGGATCCTGCGCGGGCTTGGTGTGCGCGGGCGGCTCGGGCGGGAGCAGCAGCTTGTCGGCGCTGAGCGGTGCGGATGCCGCGGCGCCCGCGGCGGCGAGACCGGCGCCGGCACCACCGCCCGCGATCACCGCGCCGGGCGCGCCCGCGCCCGCTACCGGCTTCGCACCTTTGGCGCCCCCGACTGCGGGCTTCGGCTTCGCCGCCGCCGCTTTGCCGAGCGGCGAAATCGCCGGCACCGGCTTCGGCGGCGGCACGGGCTTCTTCGCCGCGACCGAGCCCGGGCCGAACCCCGTCTTCGTCACGGCGAGCGCCGCAGCCGGCGGTTTGGTGCCCTCGAGGTCGACGGGGACGCCGACCGCCTTGGCCTGCTTGAGCCCCCGCTCGACGGTGTCGATCGCCGGCTCATCGCGGCGCAGTTCACGCAGCGCGGCGTCGATCTCGGATCCCGCCTGCTCGCTCGGCCACTTCAGCTTCGCCGACATGAGCGCGCTGACCGCCGCGTTGCCTGCGGTGCGCTGCAGCGCGAGCACCGCGCCGGCTCGGCCCGCGGGGCCGTGCGGTGCCGTGCCGGCGCCCCGATGCCGGGCGTCGGCGAGCGCGCTGGTCACGGCAGCCCTCGTGGCGACCGAGTGCGGTGCGCCGGCCATGCTTCGAGTCTCGCCGAGGGTCGCGGCATCCGACCCGCCCGCGACGCACCCGATGGGGCACGCCCGGCCGCCCGATCGGGCACCCCCACCCTCCCGCCGATGCAAGGATGGTTCGGTGAACCAGCTCCACGACACGGCTATCCGCGACTTCGCCAGCGACAACTACTCCGGTGTGCACCCCGAGGTGCTCGACGCGATCGCCGCGGCGAACGGCGGCCACCAGGTCGCCTACGGCGAAGACCAGTACACCGAGCGTCTGCAACAGGTGTTCGCGCAGCACTTCGGCGAGGGCGTCGAGGCGTTCCCGGTGTTCAACGGCACCGGCGCGAACGTGACCGCGCTGCAGTCGATGCTGCCCCGCTGGGGTGCGGTCATCAGCGCGAAGACGGCGCACATCAACTCCGACGAGGGCGGTGCGCCCGAGCGCGTCGGCGGCATGAAGCTGCTGACCGTCGAGACGCCCGACGGCAAGCTCACGCCCGAGCTCGTCGACCGCGAGGCGTGGGGCTGGGGCGACGAGCACCGCGCGCAGCCGGTCGTCGTGTCGATCACGCAGACCACCGAGCTCGGCACGGCGTACACCGCCGACGAGATCCGTGCGCTCGCCGATCATGCCCACGGGCACGGCATGAAGCTGCACCTCGACGGCGCCCGCCTCGCGAACGCGGCGGCATCGCTCGACCTGCCGCTGCGCGCGTTCACCCGCGACGCCGGCGTCGACGTGCTGAGCTTCGGCGGCACCAAGAACGGTGCGCTCGGCGCCGAGGCGATCGTGGTGCTGAACCCCGAGGCATCCGAGGGGCTGATCTACCTGCGCAAGCTCAACATGCAGCTCGCGTCGAAGATGCGGTTCGTGTCAGCCCAGCTGATCGCGCTGCTCGACGGCGATCTGTGGCTGCGCAGCGCCGCGCATGCGAACGCGATGGCCCGCCGCCTGCGCGACGCGCTCGACGCCGGCATCGCGTCGGGCGAGCTGCACGGGCTCGGCTTCACGCAGCAAACTCAGTCGAACGGCGTGTTCGCGACGCTGCCCGCGGGGGTGGCCGACAAGCTGCGGGCGTGCGGGTTCCGGTTCTACGACTGGGATGCCTCGCGCAACGAGGTGCGCTGGATGTGCTCGTTCGACACGGCCGAGGCCGACATCGACGCGTTCGTCGCCGCGATCCGCGAGGAACTCGCGGCCGCGAACTGACCCTGGGGAATACGTCCAGGTTCGATACGTTTGAATGGAGCGGGTCGATGGCGCCCCGAGCTCCATCCGAATCATCCGTACCGTTCGAAAGCTGCACCGCCATGACGCTCGTCACCGACCTCACGTCGCGCAAGGCCGACACCACCGCACCGCTCATCGATCCCCTCATCGAGCGGTGGAGCCCCCGCGCCTACGACCCCGCTGCCGAGGTCTCGACCGACGTGCTGCGCACCATCCTCGAAGCCGCGCGCTGGGCGCCGTCGGCGAACAACACGCAGCCGTGGCGCTTCATCGTCGCCCGCCGCGGCGGCGACGCGTTCACGACCGTGCATGACGCGCTGATGGGGTTCAACCGGGCCTGGGCCGACTCCGCCGCCGTGCTCATCGTGAACCTCGCCGAGACCGTCGACGACGAGGGCCGCCAGCGTCCGTGGGCGCGCTACGACCTCGGCCAGGCCGTCGCGCACCTCACCGTGCAGGCGCAGCACGAGGGCCTGCACACCCACCAGATGGGCGGGTTCGACGGCGCCCGCCTCGCCGAGGCGTTCGGGCTCGGCGAGCACGTCGAGGTCGTCTCCGTCACCGCGATCGGCGTGCTCGGCGACGTCGACGCGCTGTCCGAGACGCTGCGCGAGCGCGAGGTCGCCCCCCGCTCGCGCAAGCCGCTCGAGGAGCTGGTGGTCGCCGCGGGCTGAGGTCGCCCGGTACGGCCTGGGGGCCTGGCGCGCGCGGGCCGAGGCGGTGTGCCGTTCGCGCGCCCGCGCCGCACGGAGGAGTTCTGGTGCGACACGCCGGGCCGCTCCCGCGACACGCCGCTCGGCCCTCCGGATCTCCTACGACGTGCGCATCACGTGCGCCGGTCGGGCCGGTCGGATGTCTCGACCGCTCGTGATCGACGGCGGCCCGTTCAGCTCGCAGTTCTGGGCAACGGTGGCACGAGCGCGCGCAACGCCCAACCGAACAGCAGGAACAGCAGACCCGCCGCGGCCGCGAACAACGCGACCCCGTACGAGACGACCGACGTGAACAGCGACGCGCGCAGGAACGACGCGTTCGCCATCGTCGCCCGCACCGGGTCGTCCTGCGAGAGCTGGGCGAAGGTCTTGCCGCCGCTCGCGGCGAGCGCGTGCTCGCGGATGATCTCGGCCTGCACATAGGCGGTCAGCGGGCCGCTGACCTGCTGCCCCTGGAAGGCCATCGCGTCGTCGGGCACCGTGATGCTCTCGGCACGCAACTCGGTGGTCACCATGATCCACGCCAGGATCGCCACGATGATGAGCAGGATGCCGCCGATGATGCCGGCGAGCCCCACCAATCGCACCCCCTTCACGCGTCCGGCACTCAGCACCGCGGTGCCTGTCTCGAAATCCTCTGCGGACATGGCGGCCTCCCCTCGTCGCGCCTCGTTCCCCCGGGGCGTCTGCGCTCACGTTATCGAGCGGCGGCGGCCGGAGGGAAGCGCCGCGCGCAACGAGCGTGCGACTCGACGGCTCGGCGAGGCGCCCCGCGACCCCGCATGCGCACGCTCACGTGCGTGCACCCCTGTCGGGGGGTTGCGGCAGAATGTCCCGAGTGATCAGCGCGCGCTCCTTCTGGCACTCCCTTCCCATCGAGGGGCGGTGGCTGCTGTCGACGGTCGCATTCCAGACCCTCGGGCGCGGGCTCACCCTGCCGTTCACGATCATCTACCTGCACGAGGTGCGCGGGTTCGACCTCGGGT from Agromyces larvae includes the following:
- a CDS encoding MFS transporter, producing MTEATTSTTGMRTFLQVLVNTLIANVTTSFLWFALTFWVYLETRSVLATGIIGGAYMLLVAVFGILFGTLVDRYRKHRVMLVSSVVTLAAFAAAGGLYLAQPEEALVDLGGPWFWVFTGVILFGAVVENLRNIALSTTVTLLVPVERHANANGLVGTVQGLAFIVTSVFSGLAIGLLGMGWTLVIAIGFTLLALVHLAFVRIPEAKPEPAEGEHASTFDLRGSIRAIKAASGLFALIIFSTFNNLIGGVYMALMDPYGLELFPVEIWGIVLAVTATGFLIGGAVVAKVGLGRNPIRTMLWLVVIMGVLGSLFTLRDWWWLYAGGIWLYMMLIPAVEAAEQTVIQKVVPFRTQGRVFGFAQAFEAAAAPITAFLIAPIAEFWIIPYMEGADGQSTWGWLVGDGVARGIALVFVFAGLVMVVLALAAFTTKSYRVLSKRYESAPGDAPGVEPGAGADASADASSIASSDASPIVQDADDEVEAGR
- a CDS encoding cupin domain-containing protein; the protein is MTNQDDVRSLRTALDSFSEHWSPHRLARVNDYDVKVVKALGEFTRHSHPETDELFLVVSGTLVIQLRDGDVELGPGDVYVVPKGVEHCPRADGEVELVLLEPRGTVNTGDTPSVRTAEVRELG
- a CDS encoding nitroreductase family protein; translated protein: MTLVTDLTSRKADTTAPLIDPLIERWSPRAYDPAAEVSTDVLRTILEAARWAPSANNTQPWRFIVARRGGDAFTTVHDALMGFNRAWADSAAVLIVNLAETVDDEGRQRPWARYDLGQAVAHLTVQAQHEGLHTHQMGGFDGARLAEAFGLGEHVEVVSVTAIGVLGDVDALSETLREREVAPRSRKPLEELVVAAG
- a CDS encoding threonine aldolase family protein; translation: MNQLHDTAIRDFASDNYSGVHPEVLDAIAAANGGHQVAYGEDQYTERLQQVFAQHFGEGVEAFPVFNGTGANVTALQSMLPRWGAVISAKTAHINSDEGGAPERVGGMKLLTVETPDGKLTPELVDREAWGWGDEHRAQPVVVSITQTTELGTAYTADEIRALADHAHGHGMKLHLDGARLANAAASLDLPLRAFTRDAGVDVLSFGGTKNGALGAEAIVVLNPEASEGLIYLRKLNMQLASKMRFVSAQLIALLDGDLWLRSAAHANAMARRLRDALDAGIASGELHGLGFTQQTQSNGVFATLPAGVADKLRACGFRFYDWDASRNEVRWMCSFDTAEADIDAFVAAIREELAAAN
- a CDS encoding phage tail protein — translated: MAGAPHSVATRAAVTSALADARHRGAGTAPHGPAGRAGAVLALQRTAGNAAVSALMSAKLKWPSEQAGSEIDAALRELRRDEPAIDTVERGLKQAKAVGVPVDLEGTKPPAAALAVTKTGFGPGSVAAKKPVPPPKPVPAISPLGKAAAAKPKPAVGGAKGAKPVAGAGAPGAVIAGGGAGAGLAAAGAAASAPLSADKLLLPPEPPAHTKPAQDPAFAKVTGGVKATAAAKRAHPTAASKAQEAQGAAVAPADDMAGQAKAAKADQMDAQQPGTFDKKAFIAAVKAAIEAKSPKTLKEADDAAKSGKAGDVKGEIKGLVGQGTNESAKDIEQATDAPPDTSKAVAKPVTPLAPENPGPAPSVPAAGAVPKPAPPEQTNLQAGKQQVGDEMAQANVTDQQLAESNEPEFQGALADKQEAAKHADTAPAEYRAQEQATIEQSKADASATAAAGMQGMQGSKVAALAQLVAQKGKAKSKDEQKRAEVTAKIQSIFAATETDVKQLLDGIDPKVEKAFETGEASARAAFESYVSQKMSAYKADRYGGWLGGLRWAKDKLFGMPAKVDEFYEAGRELYLKRMDGVISGVADIVATDLTKAKQRIAKGRAEIAAYVKSLPQDLQKVGSEAATEIGDRFEQLESDVNDKQNEVVETLASKYVEARSGLDERIEALQAENKGLVDKAIGAIKAVINTIRELVAMLTNALARAVSVIGDIVAAPVRFLGNLIAGVKGGIQKFFAGIETHLRKGLMAWLFGQLGDAGIELPDTFDIKGIVKLVASVFGLTWTNIRTRIVKQIGETAMGAVEKGVEVFTLLKDQGVGGLWQKLVEKIGDIKAMIMEQLQDFVVTKIIVAGIQWLIGLLNPAAAFIKACKLIYDVVMFFVNNAARIAEFVNTVLDGVVEIARGNVSVVVDKVDQALGRMVPILIGFMASVLGIGGIGEKIRSILKAIQRPITKAIDAIIKGGLKLAGPIIRGIKGISTKVKAKVAAGKAWVKGKAEAAKQKVLRLFKKPFSVKGQAHTLKLAARPGGGTVLTVASHEAPIAVHQAAAAETAKRKGRPELAAEAKALIAKAATVTAAANAADANDAATRAAIADFAQLIQAVWERIGYQGVPPSEQFADEGEKGVLGEIGRHKDQGSRGYGGKDTRAKEDRLESEHVVPRAWIMAYLANFSKHRVSKAEGKRMYARMTTIMIYKGAADRKTEKQKRADNVVISKLKNLMKGHPDAKNPAKVAESVKAAFSGPIASRVELTKWARNEEHKANNRPGSPAPADSLIEGAALRQLLDVAEFLAASLAARSTAQTIREEDAPATEASERATTRAAPR
- a CDS encoding ABC transporter permease — translated: MSTAVSVQKEQHEPRFSETVGLVASREIMSRLRSKAFVISTLVLMLAVLASVVIGSLVSANQEPPKVAVVGEASDAVAATGLRSEPAADLDAAEQLLRDGDVDAIVAPTALVESSGLLDDATTVTSGADASQAASEAAFDVTVIGLDQAPRGVVQALAITPPFAVLDPAPADPLLAYFVALGFGIVFFFSAITFGSTIAQSVVEEKQTRIIEILLSTVSARVLLTGKVIGNSVMAFGQIIAIAALAILGLAITGQRVLLGGIGPSVVWFVVFFAIGFVMLAALFAATAATVSRAEDVGNVTTPVTMLVMIPYFLVVFFNDNAAVLTIMSYVPFSAPIGMPVRIFLEQAEWWEPIVSLVILVATTVVAVLVGERMYRNSLLRTGARVKFSEALRG
- a CDS encoding ABC transporter ATP-binding protein — its product is MLELDGLTKRYGDRLALDGVSFAVGDGRLTGFVGGNGAGKTTTMRIVLGVLAADAGEVRLDGRAITVADRRRFGYMPEERGLYPKMKVLEQTVYLARLHGWSQAAARRNATELLERLGLEERLDDTVESLSLGNQQRAQIAAALVHRPDVLVLDEPFSGLDPMAVDVVQGVLADAAAQGAPVLFSSHQLDVVERICDDLVIIADGRIRAAGSRDALREEHGTARWELLTGGDAGWVRDVPGIEVVGFDGGWALFEAESDASRQAVLEEAVRRGDVVSFTREQTTLAQIFKEVVQ